The following DNA comes from Terriglobales bacterium.
CTCATGGAAAGATACGTATCGGCAATTACTTCAAGCCGCTGCTCCGCGTCTTTAAGAATACCCTGGGGGCCGCTGGCCACAATCCAAGCCAATTTCATTTGCGGCAGACAGGAGATCTTGGAGACGCCACTCAACGTAAAAGTCAACGCGGCCTGATTGTGAGCCAACGAAATTTTTGGCCCCTGCCCATGAGCGTAATCCCAAAAGACTTCATCTGCGATCAGGGCTAAATCTCGCTCTGCACATAATTCATTCAGCTTTTGCAGCTCAGGTTCATGAAGATACGAACCGGTAGGGTTATTGGGATGCACCACAATCACGGCCCGGGTGCGGTCATTGACAGCGGAGTGGACCGAAGACAAATCAATATGCCAGCCATGGTCGTAAAAAAGAGCGTAGGGAACCAGGCGGACATCCTGAAGATCGGCGAGAAATTCGAAGAGAGGATAGCTGGGTTGCGGAACCAGAACTTCGTCTCCGGGATCGCACAAGAGCCGAAACACAAAAGAATAGCCCTCGCTGGTGCTGGTGGTAAGAATGATTCTTTCCGGATCAATGACAGATTTTTCGGTGTCGCGCTCGCGGTAATATTCCGCAACTGCATCGCGGGCGAGTAGCATTCCTTTCGGATCGGGATGGTATTCCAGCGCGCCTGGTTGGTTGAATGCACTCAGGATTTGTGCCGAGTTCATTTCTAACCCGACCGCCGTCGGATTCGAGACAGAAAGGTTGAGCAGTTCCCTTCCCGATTTACGGTGCTGTTCAA
Coding sequences within:
- a CDS encoding pyridoxal phosphate-dependent aminotransferase, whose translation is MFSQRTQWNLEANRFSQVIEQHRKSGRELLNLSVSNPTAVGLEMNSAQILSAFNQPGALEYHPDPKGMLLARDAVAEYYRERDTEKSVIDPERIILTTSTSEGYSFVFRLLCDPGDEVLVPQPSYPLFEFLADLQDVRLVPYALFYDHGWHIDLSSVHSAVNDRTRAVIVVHPNNPTGSYLHEPELQKLNELCAERDLALIADEVFWDYAHGQGPKISLAHNQAALTFTLSGVSKISCLPQMKLAWIVASGPQGILKDAEQRLEVIADTYLSMSTPVQLATPVLLEQRKQVQPQLLARVLENLRVLDAQLAQSPAISRLQIEAGWYAILRVPVVGSDEVLAIQLLQSRSVLVHPGHFYDFPGEGHLILSLITPEREFTEGVARILAEITRISV